One Accipiter gentilis chromosome 11, bAccGen1.1, whole genome shotgun sequence DNA window includes the following coding sequences:
- the USP15 gene encoding ubiquitin carboxyl-terminal hydrolase 15 isoform X4 translates to MNSAIQCLSNTPPLTEYFLNDKYQEELNFDNPLGMRGEIAKSYAELIKQMWSGKYSYVTPRAFKTQVGRFAPQFSGYQQQDCQELLAFLLDGLHEDLNRIRKKPYIQLKDADGRPDKVVAEEAWENHLKRNDSIIVDIFHGLFKSTLVCPECAKISVTFDPFCYLTLPLPMKKERTLEVYLVRMDPLAKPMQYKVVVPKIGNILDLCTALSALSGVAADKMIVTDIYNHRFHRIFGMDENLSSIMERDDIYVFEIAINRTEDTEQVIIPVCLREKCRHTSYSHSGSSLFGQPFLIAVPRNNTEDKLYNLLLLRMCRYVKTCTESEDTEGSLHCCKDHGINGNGPNGIHEEGSPSEMETDEQDDESSQDQELPSENENSQSEDSVGGDNDSENGLCTEDTCKGQPLTGHKKRLFTFQFNNLGNTDINYIKDDTRHIRFDDRQPRLDERSFLALDWDPELKKRYFDDSAAEDFEKHESVEYKPPKKPFVKLKDCIELFTTKEKLGAEDPWYCPNCKEHQQATKKLDLWSLPPVLVVHLKRFSYSRYMRDKLDTLVDFPINDLDMSEFLINPNAGPCRYNLIAVSNHYGGMGGGHYTAFAKNKDDGKWYYFDDSSVSTACEDQIVSKAAYVLFYQRQDTISGTGFFPLDRETKQGASAATGIPLESDEDSNENDNDIENENCMHTN, encoded by the exons ATGAATTCAGCAATTCAG TGTCTGAGCAACACACCTCCTCTTACAGAATATTTCCTCAATGACAAATACCAAGAAGAGCTGAATTTTGACAATCCTTTAGGAATGCGAGGTGAAATAGCAAAATCTTATGCAGAGCTTATCAAGCAAATGTGGTCGGGAAAATACAGCTATGTTACCCCAAGAGCATTTAAG acACAAGTGGGACGATTTGCACCACAATTTTCTGGTTATCAGCAACAAGATTGTCAAGAGCTACTGGCTTTTCTCTTGGATGGATTACATGAGGATTTGAATCGAATTAGGAAAAAGCCTTACATTCAGTTAAAGGATGCAGATGGGAGACCAGACAAG GTGGTTGCTGAAGAAGCCTGGgaaaaccatttaaaaagaaatgattCCATCATTGTAGATATATTTCATGGCCTTTTTAAATCCACCCTAGTTTGTCCTGAATGCGCTAAGATATCCGTAACCTTTGATCCCTTTTGTTACTTGACACTTCCGTTACCCATGAAAAAAGAACGCACTTTGGAAGTTTATTTAGTTAGAATGGATCCACTTGCAAAGCCTATGCAG tacaaaGTGGTTGTTCCCAAAATTGGAAATATATTGGATCTTTGCACAGCATTGTCAGCTTTGTCTGGTGTTGCTGCAGATAAG atgATTGTTACCGATATATACAATCACAGGTTCCACAGGATATTTGGCATGGATGAAAATCTAAGTAGTATTATGGAACGTGATGACATTTATGT atttGAAATTGCTATCAATAGAACAGAAGATACAGAACAAGTTATAATTCCTGTTTGTTTAAGGGAAAAGTGCAGGCACACTAGCTACAGCCATAGTGGTTCTTCACTGTTTGGTCAACCTTTTCTCATAGCAGTGCCTAGAAACAATACCGAAGATAAACTGTATAACCTGCTGCTGCTAAGAATGTG TCGATATGTAAAAACATGTACTGAAAGTGAAGACACTGAAGGATCCCTACATTGCTGTAAGGACCATGGTATCAATGGTAACGGCCCAAATGGAATACATGAAGAAGGCTCTCCAA GTGAAATGGAAACAGATGAACAAGATGATGAATCCAGTCAGGATCAGGAACTCCCTTCAGAGAATGAAAACAGCCAGTCAGAAGACTCAGTTGGAGGTGACAATGACTCTGAAAATGGATTATGTACTGAGGATACTTGCAAAGGTCAACCACTCACGGGACACAAAAAGCGATTGTTTACATTCCAGTTCAATAATTTAGGCAATACTGACATAAACTACATCAAAGATGATACCAGGCATATTAGATTTGATGATAGGCAACCTAGGCTTGACG AAAGATCTTTCCTTGCTTTGGATTGGGATCCTGAATTGAAGAAGAGATATTTTGATGATAGTGCAGCAGAG GATTTTGAAAAACATGAAAGCGTGGAATATAAGCCTCCCAAAAAGCCTTTTGTGAAATTAAAAGATTGCATTGAGCTGTTCACAACAAAGGAAAAACTAGGTGCTGAAGACCCATG gtattgTCCAAACTGTAAAGAACATCAGCAAGCTACCAAGAAGTTAGACTTGTGGTCACTGCCCCCTGTACTGGTAGTTCATTTAAAGCGCTTTTCCTACAGCAGATACATGAGGGACAAGTTGGATACATTGGTTGACTTTCCAATAAA cgaCTTGGACATGTCAGAGTTCCTTATTAATCCCAATGCAGGGCCGTGCCGCTACAACTTGATTGCTGTCTCCAACCACTATGGAGGAATGGGAGGAGGGCATT ATACTGCTTTTGCAAAAAATAAGGATGATGGAAAATGGTACTACTTTGATGACAGTAGTGTGTCCACTGCATGTGAGGACCAAATAGTG TCCAAAGCAGCGTATGTGCTCTTCTACCAGAGACAGGACACAATCAGTGGAACTGGCTTTTTCCCTCTTGACCGGGAAACTAAACAAGGTGCTTCAGCTGCCACAGGCATCCCACTAGAAAGTGATGAAGACAGCAATGAAAACGATAATGatatagaaaatgaaaattgtatgCACACTAACTAA